In the Solanum pennellii chromosome 5, SPENNV200 genome, one interval contains:
- the LOC107019883 gene encoding probable WRKY transcription factor 75 — MENYATIFPSASSSSSHHEGYVSLMNSKSSISDDTKEELLFQGKNKAGFLGLMASMETPRDIITKKDEVIKSCKKKIKKPRYAFQTRSQVDILDDGYRWRKYGQKAVKNNKFPRSYYRCTHQGCNVKKQVQRLSKDEEVVVTTYEGMHSHPIDKSTDNFEHILSQMQIYNSF, encoded by the exons ATGGAGAATTATGCAACAATATTTCCATCagcatcatcatcgtcgtctcATCACGAGGGATATGTTTCATTAATGAatagcaagagtagtatcagtGACGATACAAAAGAGGAATTATTATTCCAAGGGAAGAATAAGGCCGGGTTCTTGGGACTAATGGCAAGCATGGAAACTCCAAGAGATATTATTACTAAAAAGGATGAAGTGATCAAATCGTGTAAGAAGAAGATTAAGAAACCAAGATATGCTTTTCAAACAAGGAGTCAAGTTGATATTCTTGATGATGGTTATAGATGGAGGAAATATGGAcaaaaagctgtcaaaaacAACAAATTCCCAAG GAGCTATTATCGATGCACACATCAAGGATGTAACGTGAAGAAACAAGTACAAAGATTATCAAAGGATGAAGAAGTAGTAGTAACTACTTATGAAGGCATGCATTCACATCCAATTGACAAATCTACGGATAACTTTGAGCACATTTTGAGTCAAATGCAAATCTATAattccttttaa